In Mustela lutreola isolate mMusLut2 chromosome 1, mMusLut2.pri, whole genome shotgun sequence, one genomic interval encodes:
- the SRD5A3 gene encoding polyprenol reductase has product MAPWVVAELWALNPLRALWLTLTAAFLLTLLLQLVPPGLLPGCALFQDLIRYGKTKREGPSRPAACRVFDVPKRYFSHFYIISVLWNGFLLWHLTQSLFLGVPFPNWLHGLLRILGAAQFQGGELALSAFLVLVFLWLHSLRRLFECFYVSVFSNAVIHVVQYCFGLVYYVLTGLTVLSQVPMDGRNVYVIGKNLLMQARWFHILGMLMFIWSSVHQYKCHVILGNLRKNKAGVVIHCNHRIPFGDWFEYVSSPNYLAELMIYISMAVTFGLHNLTWWLVVTYVFFSQALSAFLSHKFYKSKFVSYPKHRKAFLPFLF; this is encoded by the exons ATGGCTCCCTGGGTCGTGGCCGAGCTCTGGGCGCTGAACCCGCTGCGCGCTCTGTGGCTCACGCTGACCGCCGCCTTCCTGCTGACCCTGCTGCTGCAGCTAGTGCCGCCCGGCCTGCTCCCGGGCTGCGCGCTTTTCCAGGATCTGATCCGCTATGGGAAAACCAAGCGTGAGGGGCCGTCGCGCCCGGCCGCCTGCCGGGTCTTTGATGTGCCCAAGAG GTACTTTTCTCACTTCTACATCATCTCAGTGCTGTGGAACGGCTTCCTGCTTTGGCACCTTACTCAGTCTCTGTTCCTGGGAGTGCCTTTTCCAAACTGGCTTCACGGTCTGCTCAGAATTCTCGGGGCTGCCCAGTTCCAAG GGGGTGAGCTGGCACTGTCCGCATTCTTAGTGTTAGTATTTCTGTGGCTACACAGCTTGCGAAGGCTCTTCGAATGCTTCTATGTCAGTGTCTTCTCCAATGCCGTGATTCACGTCGTGCAGTACTGTTTTGGACTCGTCTACTATGTCCTCACCGGCCTGACTGTGCTCAGCCAAGTGCCAATGGACGGCAGGAATG tcTATGTGATAGGGAAAAATCTCTTGATGCAAGCTCGGTGGTTCCATATCCTCGGAATGCTGATGTTTATCTGGTCGTCTGTCCATCAGTACAAGTGCCATGTCATTCTCGGCAATctcaggaaaaataaagcag gGGTGGTCATTCACTGTAACCACCGAATCCCTTTTGGAGACTGGTTTGAATATGTTTCTTCCCCGAACTACTTAGCAGAGCTGATGATCTACATTTCCATGGCTGTCACCTTTGGGCTCCACAACTTAACTTGGTGGCTAGTGGTGACATATGTTTTCTTCAGCCAGGCGCTGTCTGCTTTCCTCAGCCACAAATTCTACAAAAGCAAATTTGTCTCCTATCCAAAGCATAGGAAAGCTTTCCTGCCATTCCTATTTTAA